One segment of Salvelinus alpinus chromosome 1, SLU_Salpinus.1, whole genome shotgun sequence DNA contains the following:
- the LOC139580495 gene encoding globoside alpha-1,3-N-acetylgalactosaminyltransferase 1-like, protein MRFSSNAKPYVLLVIAGTVLLLGYVYFSFFSERLNRRTDVVSVTPWLAPIVWEGIFDPVLIDKIYKPMNLTIATTVFAVGKYVRFLQDFLETAEKHFMVGFHVRYYVFTDRPHDVPSVNLSQGRHLSVIQVPGSNRWQEISARRMEFIQTTIERQIRREADYIFCLDVDSKFHARWGSESLGRLVAVIHPGYYEQSRDRFPYERRLASTAYIPMDEGDYYYGGAIIGGFVEDVYTLTKVCRTRFEEDAGNSIEAAWQEESHLNRYLLYNKPSKVLSPEYLWQDIKAKTKQVKVIRFSAVIKNNDEVRPNV, encoded by the exons ATGCGTTTTAGTTCAAATGCCAAGCCATATGTTCTGCTTGTCATTGCTGGAACAGTCTTGCTTCTGGG GTATGTCTACTTCAGCTTCTTCTCTGAAAGACTCAACAG ACGTACTGATGTGGTGTCAGTGACCCCGTGGTTGGCACCCATCGTCTGGGAAGGCATCTTTGACCCTGTGCTAATCGACAAGATCTACAAGCCCATGAACCTCACCATAGCAACCACTGTGTTTGCCGTTGGAAA ATACGTCAGATTTCTCCAAGATTTTCTGGAGACAGCAGAGAAGCACTTCATGGTCGGCTTCCACGTGCGCTACTATGTTTTCACTGATCGTCCCCACGATGTTCCTTCAGTGAACCTGTCTCAGGGGAGACATTTGAGTGTGATCCAGGTCCCGGGTTCAAACCGTTGGCAGGAGATATCAGCCCGGAGGATGGAGTTCATCCAGACCACCATCGAACGTCAGATCAGAAGGGAGGCCGACTACATCTTCTGTCTGGACGTAGACAGCAAGTTCCACGCTCGCTGGGGGTCCGAGTCTCTTGGAAGGCTGGTTGCTGTGATACACCCAGGCTACTACGAGCAGTCGCGTGACCGCTTCCCGTACGAACGGCGTCTAGCCTCGACTGCCTACATCCCTATGGATGAGGGAGACTACTACTATGGCGGTGCTATAATCGGAGGGTTCGTGGAAGATGTGTACACACTAACAAAGGTATGTCGGACCCGGTTTGAGGAGGATGCGGGGAATTCCATCGAGGCTGCCTGGCAGGAGGAGAGCCACCTCAACAGGTACCTGCTCTACAACAAGCCCAGCAAGGTGTTGTCTCCAGAGTACCTGTGGCAGGACATCAAGGCAAAAACCAAACAGGTCAAAGTCATTCGCTTTTCAGCTGTCATTAAAAACAATGATGAAGTTCGTCCCAATGTATAA